A window of the Acetobacteraceae bacterium genome harbors these coding sequences:
- the dnaA gene encoding chromosomal replication initiator protein DnaA, giving the protein MTVSDAPISKSLILAWDRVKLQLQQYLKKRGVAGDAEFHNFVRPISLFSVKDNEVSLSLPNAFMRDRVKERYGDFLLQLWRQETEQEIVEIDFIVDAEKEELTSQASSPGNAIVEKAGHFLSSNLLESQENSIKESSLNSHFLFENFIVDKPNEFAHACAKRVAEHPNSNGLNPLVLHGGVGLGKTHLMQAIGNAVFRESTKTVKYMTADTFMYQFTNSTRFGRQNDFKEELISVDLLMIDDVQFLIGKERTQEEFFNIFNALISAGKQIVLTTDKSPHNLTNFEDRVRSRLASGMIAALYETTYELRLSILQAKEEEAEIVFSEKVLEFLAHTITTNVRELEGAFNRLMAHATLMNRPITLEAAQDILKDMLRAHERIIGVDEIKKIVCDEWNVRLAQMNGKQRSNKIARPRQVAMYLSKILTRHSLPEIGKKFERDHTTVMHAITRIEQEMEKDPDFAEKVEQVQKMLKSGPSKI; this is encoded by the coding sequence GTGACAGTTAGTGATGCCCCGATCTCAAAATCTCTAATTTTGGCTTGGGATCGGGTGAAGCTTCAGCTTCAACAATATCTGAAAAAGAGAGGGGTTGCCGGGGACGCTGAATTTCATAATTTTGTCCGCCCTATTTCTCTATTTTCTGTAAAAGATAATGAAGTTTCTTTAAGTCTTCCCAATGCTTTCATGCGTGATCGGGTGAAAGAGCGTTATGGTGATTTTCTGCTTCAACTTTGGAGGCAGGAGACAGAGCAGGAAATTGTGGAGATTGACTTCATTGTTGATGCTGAAAAAGAGGAATTAACTTCTCAGGCCAGCTCTCCAGGGAATGCTATTGTAGAAAAGGCAGGTCATTTTCTTTCTTCAAATTTATTAGAATCTCAAGAGAATTCTATCAAAGAAAGCTCTTTAAATTCTCATTTTTTATTTGAAAATTTTATTGTAGATAAACCGAATGAATTTGCGCATGCATGCGCAAAGCGTGTTGCAGAACATCCGAATTCAAATGGTCTTAATCCGCTCGTTCTGCATGGAGGGGTTGGTTTAGGAAAGACGCATCTCATGCAGGCTATTGGAAACGCTGTTTTTAGAGAAAGCACTAAAACTGTAAAATACATGACGGCCGATACCTTTATGTATCAATTTACGAATAGCACACGTTTTGGTCGTCAGAATGATTTTAAAGAAGAACTTATCTCTGTAGATCTTCTTATGATTGATGATGTTCAGTTTTTAATTGGAAAAGAAAGAACGCAAGAAGAGTTTTTTAATATTTTTAACGCATTAATTTCGGCAGGAAAACAAATTGTTTTAACAACGGACAAAAGCCCTCACAACTTAACAAATTTTGAGGATCGCGTGCGTAGTCGTTTGGCTTCAGGAATGATAGCTGCATTGTATGAAACGACTTATGAGTTACGATTATCTATTCTTCAAGCAAAGGAGGAAGAAGCAGAGATTGTTTTTTCAGAAAAAGTTTTGGAATTCCTTGCACACACAATTACAACAAATGTAAGAGAGCTTGAAGGGGCGTTTAACCGTCTTATGGCACATGCCACTTTGATGAATCGTCCAATAACATTGGAAGCAGCACAAGATATTTTAAAGGATATGTTGCGGGCTCATGAAAGAATTATTGGTGTTGACGAGATTAAGAAGATAGTCTGTGATGAGTGGAATGTTCGTCTTGCCCAAATGAACGGGAAGCAGAGATCTAATAAAATTGCACGTCCTAGGCAGGTTGCAATGTATTTATCTAAAATATTAACGCGTCATAGCTTGCCAGAAATTGGCAAGAAATTTGAAAGAGATCATACGACCGTTATGCATGCAATCACTCGGATAGAGCAAGAGATGGAAAAAGATCCTGATTTTGCAGAAAAAGTCGAGCAAGTACAGAAAATGTTAAAGTCGGGACCTTCTAAGATTTAA